In the Vibrio gigantis genome, one interval contains:
- a CDS encoding DUF411 domain-containing protein, with amino-acid sequence MIRKIMTLTALAAISGQALATDVLNHKSPYCGCCTEWTEHMQDAGFDVTEKLHDDMNPIKQKLGITPELASCHTAEIDGYVFEGHIPAEDVKAFLENPPRNAIGLAVPGMPMGSPGMEYGDKKDEYSVYAFNEKGQVFEYRHYNGN; translated from the coding sequence ATGATTCGTAAAATTATGACTCTTACTGCACTCGCTGCAATTTCAGGACAAGCTCTGGCTACCGATGTCCTAAACCACAAATCCCCATACTGTGGCTGCTGTACAGAATGGACTGAACACATGCAAGACGCTGGGTTCGATGTTACAGAGAAACTCCACGATGACATGAATCCTATCAAACAGAAATTGGGGATAACGCCAGAGCTAGCTTCTTGCCATACAGCAGAGATCGACGGTTACGTATTTGAAGGACATATTCCAGCAGAGGACGTGAAAGCCTTTTTAGAAAATCCACCGCGTAATGCGATTGGTTTGGCTGTTCCGGGCATGCCTATGGGGTCACCGGGCATGGAGTACGGCGATAAGAAAGACGAGTACTCTGTGTATGCGTTTAACGAGAAAGGTCAAGTGTTTGAATACCGTCATTACAATGGTAATTAG
- the ybaK gene encoding Cys-tRNA(Pro) deacylase, which translates to MTPAINLAKKKKIAHSVHQYHHDANNTNYGLEAVEALGQDPKRVFKTLLFCLNGVAKDLAVAVIPVDQKLNLKLAAKAAKGKKAEMADPDIAQKTTGYVVGGISPLGQKKALPTFVHSSATEFETICVSAGKRGLEIELAPKDLAQLTRAQFTDLCLQVDG; encoded by the coding sequence ATGACCCCTGCAATCAATCTCGCCAAGAAAAAGAAAATCGCTCATAGTGTGCATCAGTATCATCATGATGCTAATAATACGAACTATGGTTTAGAAGCCGTAGAAGCGCTTGGTCAAGATCCCAAACGTGTATTCAAAACGCTGTTGTTCTGCTTGAATGGTGTGGCGAAAGATTTGGCGGTTGCCGTTATTCCTGTAGACCAGAAGCTAAATCTAAAGCTGGCAGCAAAAGCAGCGAAAGGCAAAAAAGCAGAGATGGCTGATCCAGATATTGCTCAGAAAACCACGGGTTATGTTGTTGGTGGCATCAGCCCGCTTGGTCAGAAAAAAGCGCTGCCGACTTTTGTTCATTCTAGTGCGACAGAATTTGAAACAATATGTGTGAGTGCGGGAAAGCGAGGTTTAGAAATTGAACTTGCCCCTAAAGACTTAGCTCAACTGACTCGAGCTCAGTTTACTGATTTGTGCTTGCAAGTTGATGGTTAG
- a CDS encoding DUF3149 domain-containing protein: MDFWLDLLFGNAVGLSSMIVIFGALGLMMFYGGFFIYKVMTEKSPH, from the coding sequence ATGGACTTTTGGCTAGATCTCCTATTTGGTAATGCGGTGGGACTATCTTCAATGATAGTAATCTTCGGGGCTCTGGGTCTCATGATGTTTTATGGAGGCTTCTTCATCTACAAAGTTATGACTGAAAAATCTCCTCACTAG
- a CDS encoding oligogalacturonate-specific porin KdgM family protein encodes MKKIIALSALSLAFASSAFAGSSYVTGNVQFHSDFQPNATSTLEAGHTFDSGTTLLTEFDGISLGKYDDDALQDNNIGNSPYITLGVEQMYNINDNLWVAAGYHHLLNNGETVQYRPLVKIGYNFDNGISISNRTRYHAMEDSKADDQTRFDNRIGYAVNAELALSYNNVYVISDADNTMDHELRATWTRQGVQPYFEYRNQADNANNAFVFGASYGF; translated from the coding sequence ATGAAAAAAATTATCGCTCTAAGTGCTCTTTCTCTTGCTTTCGCTTCTAGTGCTTTTGCTGGTTCTTCTTACGTTACAGGTAACGTTCAATTTCACTCTGATTTCCAACCAAACGCTACGTCTACTCTAGAAGCTGGCCACACGTTTGATTCTGGTACAACGCTACTAACAGAGTTCGATGGTATCTCTCTTGGTAAGTACGACGATGATGCTCTGCAAGATAACAACATTGGTAATTCACCATACATTACTTTAGGTGTTGAGCAGATGTACAACATCAATGACAACCTATGGGTTGCTGCTGGTTACCACCACCTACTAAACAACGGTGAGACTGTTCAGTACCGTCCACTAGTTAAGATTGGCTACAACTTTGATAACGGTATCTCAATCAGCAACCGTACTCGTTACCACGCAATGGAAGACAGCAAAGCTGACGACCAAACTCGCTTTGATAACCGTATCGGTTACGCAGTAAATGCTGAGCTAGCTCTAAGCTACAACAACGTATACGTAATCAGCGATGCTGATAACACAATGGACCACGAGCTTCGTGCTACATGGACTCGCCAAGGTGTTCAACCTTACTTTGAGTACCGTAACCAAGCTGACAATGCTAACAACGCATTCGTATTCGGTGCTTCTTACGGCTTCTAA
- the rluF gene encoding 23S rRNA pseudouridine(2604) synthase RluF: MSQESQAKRLNKYISETGFCSRREADKLIDAGRVTINGKIPEMGTKVMPGDDVEIDNKPVRSKEKPIYIALNKPTGITCTTERDIPGNIVDFIGHHKRIFPIGRLDKPSDGLIFLTNDGDIVNKILRAGNNHEKEYVVRVDKPITTEFLKQMGAGVHILDTVTLPCKVEKETKFSFRITLTQGLNRQIRRMCEALGYEVFKLRRVRIMNISLDGIPNGKWRYLSDEEITEILAMCEGSVSTEDASKMNAKGQRIRKATDAKLFDSREENQTSTARRNQKENRTRTYRGNNADEFRHAPNSKRGRNSSNSESGGNTENWKSNSRSERSNSDRNRSDRNRTDRDNNDRRSGKPANRSQDSNRPNKPAQKRVSGTLGLKK; the protein is encoded by the coding sequence ATGTCACAAGAATCCCAAGCTAAACGCCTTAATAAATACATCAGTGAAACTGGTTTTTGCTCACGCCGTGAGGCCGACAAACTCATTGATGCAGGCCGAGTTACTATTAATGGCAAGATCCCTGAAATGGGTACTAAGGTCATGCCAGGTGATGATGTTGAGATCGACAATAAGCCTGTTCGCTCAAAAGAGAAGCCTATTTACATTGCTCTTAATAAACCAACGGGTATCACCTGTACGACTGAGCGTGATATTCCTGGCAACATCGTCGACTTTATTGGCCATCACAAGCGTATTTTCCCGATTGGTCGTCTAGATAAACCTTCTGATGGTCTTATCTTCTTGACCAACGATGGCGACATCGTAAACAAAATCCTACGTGCAGGTAACAACCACGAGAAAGAATACGTGGTACGTGTAGATAAGCCGATTACGACTGAGTTCTTGAAGCAAATGGGCGCAGGTGTCCATATTCTTGATACGGTCACTTTACCATGTAAAGTAGAGAAAGAGACCAAGTTCTCATTCCGAATTACACTAACACAAGGCCTTAACCGTCAGATTCGCCGTATGTGTGAAGCTCTGGGTTACGAAGTATTTAAGCTGCGCCGCGTTCGTATTATGAACATCTCACTAGACGGCATTCCTAACGGGAAATGGCGCTACCTAAGCGACGAAGAAATCACTGAAATCTTAGCGATGTGTGAAGGCTCAGTGAGCACTGAAGATGCATCAAAAATGAATGCCAAAGGTCAGCGTATTCGTAAAGCGACAGACGCTAAACTTTTCGACAGCCGTGAAGAGAACCAAACTTCAACAGCGCGCCGCAATCAAAAAGAGAACCGCACTCGCACTTACCGTGGTAACAATGCGGATGAATTCCGCCATGCGCCAAACTCGAAGCGTGGTCGTAATTCGTCGAATAGTGAAAGCGGCGGCAACACCGAGAACTGGAAATCGAACTCTCGTTCAGAGCGTTCTAATTCAGATAGAAACCGTTCGGATCGCAATCGTACAGATCGCGACAATAACGATCGTAGAAGCGGTAAGCCAGCAAACCGCAGCCAAGATTCAAACAGACCAAATAAACCAGCACAGAAACGTGTTAGTGGCACTTTAGGTCTGAAAAAGTAG
- a CDS encoding beta-N-acetylhexosaminidase, with product MLKRNLLSVAVLAGLTGCAVTQAPEQKVVNALAENLDVQYEILTNHGANEGLACQDLGAEWASCNKVNMTLTNEGEAIDSKDWSIYFHSIRLILDVDNEQFKITRVTGDLHKLEPTEKFDGFAAGEEVVLPLTSEYWQLFETDFMPGAFVTAPNAEPKMIASLNTEDVASFVTGLEGNNLKRTPDDNNVMATAVTRFEKNADLATQDVSTTLLPTPMSVEVGEGSVSIAGGIALPKEAFDADQFAAIEERADVVNVDVSGDLPVSVAVVPTQFTGDLAKPGAYELSISEEGIAIKAFDKTGAFYAVQSIFGLIDSQNAESLPQLSIKDAPRFDYRGVMVDVARNFHSKDAILATLDQMAAYKMNKLHLHLTDDEGWRLEIPGLPELTDVGSNRCFDLDEQSCLLPQLGSGPTTDNFGSGFFSKADYIEILSYAKARSIEVIPEIDMPAHARSAVVSMEARYTRLMAEGKEAEANEYRLMDPQDTSNVTTVQFYDKQSFINPCMESSTHFVDKVISEVAAMHQEAGVPLTTWHFGGDEAKNIKLGAGLQDINAEDKVAWKGNIDLSKQDKPFQQSPQCQSLIADGTVSDFGHLPSHFAEQVSKIVADKGIPHFQAWQDGLKYSEGEKAFATESTRVNFWDVLYWGGTSSVYDWSAKGYDVIVSNPDYVYMDMPYEVDAAERGYYWATRATDTRKMFGFAPENMPQNAETSLDRDGNGFSGKGKGEIEAKPFYGLSAQLWSETVRTDEQYEYMVFPRVLAAAERAWHRADWENDYKVGVEYSQDTDLVNKQALNSDFNRFANIVGQRELAKLEKAGIDYRLPVPGAQVVDGKLAMNVQFPGVELQYSADGENWLTYDEQQRPSVSGEIYIRSISESGEKVSRVTSVK from the coding sequence ATGTTGAAGAGAAACTTACTATCTGTAGCGGTATTGGCTGGTCTAACGGGTTGTGCAGTAACACAAGCACCAGAACAAAAAGTAGTGAACGCACTGGCTGAAAATCTTGATGTTCAGTACGAAATTCTAACTAACCATGGTGCGAATGAAGGCTTGGCTTGTCAGGACCTAGGTGCTGAATGGGCGTCATGTAACAAAGTAAACATGACGCTAACTAATGAAGGCGAAGCGATTGATTCTAAAGATTGGAGCATCTACTTCCACAGTATTCGTCTTATTCTAGATGTTGATAATGAGCAATTTAAGATCACTCGTGTCACTGGTGACCTTCACAAACTAGAACCTACAGAAAAATTTGATGGCTTTGCGGCTGGTGAAGAAGTGGTTCTTCCTTTAACGAGTGAATACTGGCAACTGTTTGAAACTGACTTTATGCCAGGTGCATTCGTGACGGCGCCAAACGCAGAACCTAAGATGATTGCATCATTGAATACAGAAGATGTTGCATCGTTCGTAACTGGCCTTGAGGGTAATAACCTTAAGCGTACACCAGATGACAATAATGTCATGGCTACAGCAGTGACGCGTTTTGAAAAGAATGCAGATCTAGCAACGCAAGATGTATCAACAACATTACTACCAACGCCAATGTCGGTAGAGGTGGGTGAAGGTTCAGTGAGCATTGCTGGTGGTATTGCCCTACCAAAAGAGGCATTCGATGCTGACCAGTTCGCTGCAATTGAAGAACGTGCAGATGTGGTAAACGTAGATGTGAGTGGTGACCTACCTGTTAGTGTTGCCGTTGTTCCTACTCAGTTTACGGGTGATTTAGCAAAACCTGGCGCTTATGAACTAAGCATCTCGGAAGAGGGGATTGCGATCAAAGCGTTTGATAAAACAGGTGCTTTCTACGCAGTTCAGTCTATTTTTGGCCTAATAGACAGTCAGAACGCTGAATCATTACCACAACTGTCGATCAAAGATGCACCGCGCTTTGATTACCGTGGTGTGATGGTGGATGTTGCTCGAAACTTCCACTCAAAAGATGCCATCCTAGCAACGCTAGACCAAATGGCAGCATACAAGATGAATAAACTGCACCTTCACTTAACAGATGATGAAGGCTGGCGTTTAGAAATCCCAGGTTTACCAGAGCTAACGGATGTAGGGTCTAATCGTTGTTTTGATTTGGATGAGCAAAGCTGTTTATTGCCTCAGCTAGGTTCAGGTCCAACAACAGACAACTTTGGCTCTGGTTTCTTTAGTAAAGCGGATTACATCGAGATCTTAAGCTACGCAAAAGCGCGCAGCATCGAAGTAATTCCAGAAATTGATATGCCAGCACACGCGCGTTCTGCTGTGGTCTCAATGGAAGCACGTTACACTCGTCTAATGGCGGAAGGTAAAGAAGCAGAAGCGAATGAATACCGCTTGATGGATCCACAAGATACCTCGAACGTAACGACGGTTCAGTTCTACGATAAGCAAAGCTTCATTAATCCATGTATGGAATCTTCTACTCACTTTGTCGATAAAGTGATCTCTGAAGTGGCGGCAATGCACCAAGAAGCAGGCGTTCCACTAACGACTTGGCACTTTGGCGGCGATGAAGCGAAAAACATCAAGTTAGGCGCTGGCTTACAAGATATTAATGCAGAAGATAAAGTGGCTTGGAAAGGCAATATCGACTTGTCTAAGCAAGATAAGCCATTCCAACAGTCTCCACAGTGTCAGTCTTTGATCGCTGATGGAACTGTAAGCGACTTCGGTCATCTGCCAAGTCACTTTGCCGAGCAGGTATCTAAGATTGTTGCTGACAAAGGTATTCCTCATTTCCAAGCATGGCAAGATGGCCTGAAATACAGCGAAGGTGAGAAAGCATTTGCAACAGAAAGCACACGCGTGAACTTCTGGGACGTTCTTTACTGGGGCGGCACTTCATCAGTATACGACTGGTCTGCAAAAGGGTATGACGTAATAGTCTCTAACCCGGACTACGTATACATGGATATGCCATACGAAGTAGATGCTGCAGAGCGCGGTTACTACTGGGCAACGCGTGCAACCGATACTCGTAAGATGTTTGGCTTCGCACCAGAAAACATGCCACAAAACGCAGAAACATCATTAGACCGTGACGGCAATGGCTTCTCTGGCAAAGGCAAAGGCGAAATTGAAGCGAAACCTTTCTACGGTTTGTCTGCACAGCTTTGGTCTGAAACAGTACGTACTGACGAGCAATATGAATACATGGTGTTCCCTCGTGTACTTGCAGCAGCTGAGCGTGCATGGCACCGAGCAGATTGGGAAAACGACTACAAAGTGGGTGTTGAATATTCTCAAGATACTGACTTGGTGAATAAGCAGGCTCTAAACAGCGACTTTAATCGCTTCGCGAATATTGTAGGTCAACGTGAGTTGGCTAAACTTGAGAAAGCAGGTATTGATTACCGACTACCAGTACCGGGCGCGCAGGTTGTTGATGGCAAGTTAGCGATGAACGTTCAATTCCCAGGTGTAGAGCTTCAGTACTCTGCTGATGGCGAAAACTGGTTAACGTACGATGAGCAACAACGTCCATCGGTTTCAGGCGAAATTTACATCCGCTCTATCTCTGAAAGTGGCGAGAAAGTAAGTCGAGTAACATCGGTTAAATAA
- the ushA gene encoding bifunctional UDP-sugar hydrolase/5'-nucleotidase UshA gives MKQRLILKTALSAAILATLAGCASQSVHDWNQDETYKLTILHTNDNHGRFWQNKYGEYGMSARKTLVDQLRSEVEAEGGSVLLLSGGDINTGVPESDLQDAEPDFKGMNKIGYDAMALGNHEFDNSLDVLQKQIDWANFPMLSANIYDKATGERKFQAYEMFEKQGIKIAVIGLTTEDTQKIGNPEFIAGIDFRDPKEEAKKLIAELKETEKPDLIFAVTHMGHYENGQRGVNAPGDVALARYLNEGDLDMIVGGHSQEPVCMEGPNVAKKNFKPGDECKPDVQNGTYIVQAHEWGKYVGRADYEFRNGELEMVSYDLIPVNLKKKVKIDGKKQRVLIQDEIAQDPELLEFLRPFQEQGQAQLEVQIAETNGKLEGDRNVVRFQQTNLGRLIATSHMERAKADFAVMNSGGVRDSIEAGNVTYKDVLTVQPFANILTYTDMTGKEVLDYLNVVATKPIDSGAYAQFAGISMTVANGEVSNVFIGGKQLRLDETYRFTVPSFNAAGGDGYPKLSDHPGYVNTGFVDAEVLKEYLEANSPVDVNKYAPSGQMVYK, from the coding sequence ATGAAGCAACGCCTTATTCTAAAGACAGCACTAAGTGCTGCAATCCTAGCTACTCTAGCTGGGTGTGCGTCTCAATCAGTTCATGATTGGAACCAAGACGAAACTTACAAGCTAACGATTCTTCACACAAACGATAACCATGGTCGTTTCTGGCAGAACAAATACGGCGAATACGGCATGTCTGCGCGTAAAACGCTGGTTGACCAACTTCGTTCAGAAGTTGAAGCAGAAGGCGGTAGCGTATTGCTTCTATCTGGCGGTGACATCAACACTGGTGTACCAGAATCAGATCTTCAAGATGCAGAACCTGATTTTAAAGGTATGAACAAAATTGGTTACGATGCAATGGCATTGGGTAACCACGAGTTTGATAACTCTTTAGACGTCCTACAAAAGCAGATCGACTGGGCTAACTTCCCAATGTTATCTGCAAACATCTACGATAAAGCGACAGGCGAACGCAAATTCCAAGCGTACGAAATGTTTGAAAAGCAAGGCATAAAGATTGCGGTTATTGGTTTAACAACTGAAGATACCCAAAAGATTGGTAACCCTGAATTTATCGCAGGCATCGATTTCCGTGACCCTAAAGAAGAAGCGAAGAAGCTAATCGCTGAACTTAAAGAAACAGAAAAACCGGATCTAATCTTTGCTGTGACTCACATGGGTCACTACGAAAATGGTCAACGTGGTGTTAACGCTCCGGGTGATGTAGCACTCGCTCGTTACCTAAACGAAGGCGATCTAGACATGATCGTTGGTGGTCACTCTCAAGAGCCTGTATGTATGGAAGGCCCTAATGTAGCGAAGAAAAACTTTAAGCCGGGTGATGAGTGTAAGCCTGACGTACAGAACGGTACTTACATCGTTCAAGCTCATGAGTGGGGCAAGTACGTAGGCCGTGCTGATTACGAATTCCGTAACGGCGAACTAGAGATGGTGAGCTACGACCTGATTCCAGTTAACCTTAAGAAGAAAGTTAAGATTGACGGTAAGAAGCAACGCGTTCTTATTCAAGATGAAATCGCACAAGACCCAGAGCTACTTGAATTCCTACGTCCTTTCCAAGAGCAAGGTCAGGCACAGCTAGAAGTTCAAATCGCTGAGACAAATGGCAAGCTTGAAGGCGATCGTAACGTAGTTCGTTTCCAACAAACTAACCTAGGTCGTTTGATTGCGACGTCTCACATGGAGCGTGCAAAAGCAGACTTCGCTGTGATGAACTCTGGCGGTGTTCGTGACTCAATTGAAGCCGGTAATGTCACTTACAAAGATGTGCTAACAGTACAACCTTTTGCAAACATCCTGACTTACACAGACATGACGGGTAAAGAAGTTCTAGATTACCTAAATGTAGTGGCGACTAAACCAATCGATTCTGGTGCTTACGCTCAGTTTGCTGGCATCTCAATGACAGTAGCGAACGGTGAAGTATCGAATGTATTCATCGGTGGTAAACAGCTTCGTCTAGACGAAACATACCGCTTCACAGTACCAAGCTTTAACGCTGCTGGTGGTGACGGTTACCCTAAACTGTCTGACCACCCTGGTTACGTGAATACTGGATTTGTTGATGCTGAGGTACTGAAAGAGTACCTAGAAGCAAACAGCCCGGTTGACGTAAACAAGTACGCGCCTTCAGGCCAAATGGTTTACAAGTAA
- a CDS encoding TraB/GumN family protein, with the protein MRTFLYLTLLTLAFSAKQTAAEPLYWQAKKDDLTLTILGSVHVGDESMYPLPAQITDTLKESDGLIVETDIRKSKGIVYPTTTVTTSDVLNKEQKQLLASISKSLGMPTQQLLSSPPWATSLSIQMQQLKNLGYGSAGGVDATLAYKATIQDIPVISLEPLQFQIDLIAGQKDSGKEWLLTSLEEFDQTDRVVHCLIESWKTGDESKLEDFAKLSEMPTELEKAFLTDRNIDWADKLSATDWKLDSKGNYLIVVGALHLIGEGNLLELLEKKGFAINQQSQSQQALCQFEVDANN; encoded by the coding sequence TTGCGCACATTCTTGTACCTTACGTTACTCACACTCGCCTTTTCTGCAAAGCAAACGGCCGCCGAACCCCTTTATTGGCAAGCAAAGAAAGACGATTTGACCCTCACTATCTTGGGTTCCGTCCACGTTGGGGACGAGAGCATGTACCCGCTTCCCGCACAGATCACTGACACGCTAAAAGAGAGCGACGGATTAATTGTTGAGACAGACATCAGGAAGTCAAAAGGCATTGTGTATCCCACGACCACAGTGACCACGAGTGATGTTTTAAACAAAGAACAAAAACAGTTATTAGCCAGCATTTCAAAATCTTTGGGTATGCCGACTCAACAACTACTGAGCTCTCCACCTTGGGCGACATCTCTCTCAATACAGATGCAGCAATTAAAGAACCTTGGCTATGGCTCAGCGGGCGGTGTAGATGCAACCTTAGCGTATAAAGCAACCATACAAGACATTCCAGTGATCAGCTTAGAGCCGCTGCAATTTCAAATTGACCTCATCGCGGGACAAAAAGATTCGGGTAAAGAGTGGTTGTTGACTAGCCTTGAAGAATTTGACCAAACGGACCGTGTCGTACATTGCCTCATTGAAAGTTGGAAAACGGGCGATGAGTCCAAACTTGAGGATTTTGCGAAATTGTCTGAAATGCCAACAGAACTTGAGAAGGCATTTTTGACTGATCGTAATATCGACTGGGCAGACAAGTTATCCGCCACTGATTGGAAGCTCGACTCAAAAGGAAACTACTTGATCGTAGTTGGCGCCTTACATCTAATTGGAGAAGGTAACCTGTTAGAACTGCTAGAAAAAAAAGGCTTTGCAATTAATCAACAATCACAGAGCCAACAAGCACTGTGTCAGTTCGAGGTTGACGCAAACAACTAG
- the smrA gene encoding DNA endonuclease SmrA, with product MSHDDDLDLFQEMMGDVKRIDHDTAEHQKVHRVTESHLAKREAAMWLSDDEKDYLSLDYSPMIKPDDVIAYKKDGVQEGVYKKLRLGKYPIQAKLDLHRKTLKDARNEVLSFLRQCLRMDVRTVIIVHGKGERSNPPAMMKSYVANWLTQINDVQCVHSAQQFHGGTGAVYVMLRKSNEKKLENRERHQKRTS from the coding sequence ATGTCTCATGATGACGACTTAGATCTATTCCAAGAAATGATGGGCGATGTTAAACGTATCGACCATGACACCGCTGAACATCAGAAAGTACACCGAGTCACAGAATCTCACCTTGCTAAGCGTGAAGCCGCTATGTGGCTGTCTGATGACGAGAAAGACTACTTATCATTAGACTACTCACCAATGATCAAGCCAGACGATGTCATTGCTTACAAAAAAGACGGTGTACAAGAAGGCGTATACAAAAAGCTGCGCTTGGGCAAATACCCTATTCAAGCTAAGCTCGACCTTCATAGGAAAACACTAAAAGACGCACGTAACGAAGTGCTTTCATTTTTGCGCCAGTGTTTAAGAATGGATGTTCGTACCGTCATCATTGTTCACGGAAAAGGAGAACGATCAAACCCACCAGCAATGATGAAAAGCTACGTAGCAAATTGGCTTACTCAGATAAACGACGTTCAATGTGTTCATTCTGCTCAGCAATTTCATGGTGGTACTGGTGCTGTCTATGTCATGCTCAGAAAGAGTAATGAGAAAAAGCTAGAGAACAGAGAACGCCATCAAAAGCGCACCAGTTGA